From the Elusimicrobiota bacterium genome, the window AAAAAAAGTTATTTATTAAATCATTTAACAAAATTGGTGTGGTAAAATGACAAATGATGTTCAACCATATTTGATTAAAGGCGGTTTAGCTATCGATGACCGTGGTACTGTTAGTTTTGTAAATGATTTCAATTTTGATGGAGTAAAAAGATTTTACACGGTCGAAAATCATAAACAAGGATTTGTCCGTGCATGGCACGCTCACCGCAACGAATCAAAATATGTGATGGTTGTAAAAGGTTCGGCGGTAATCGGTACAGTAGAAATTGACGATTGGGGAAATCCGTCTAAAGATTTAAAGGTGCATCGGTTTGTGTTGAGCGAAAAAAAACCTTCAGTCCTATTTATCCCGGCCGGATATGCAAACGGATTTATGTCGTTAACCGATGACACAAAAATAATTTTCTTTTCAACGTCGGAATTAAAAGATAGTCTCAATGATGATTTACGTTACGATGCATATTATTGGGATATCTGGAAAATAGAGGAAAGGTGATCATGGAAAAAATTTTGGTAACCGGTTCAACCGGGATGCTTGGTTATGCGGTAAGCTCGTATTTCAAATCAAGAGGGTATGATGTTCTTGATCTATCCCGTAACGAGTTTGATATCGCAAACGATT encodes:
- a CDS encoding dTDP-4-dehydrorhamnose 3,5-epimerase family protein, which encodes MTNDVQPYLIKGGLAIDDRGTVSFVNDFNFDGVKRFYTVENHKQGFVRAWHAHRNESKYVMVVKGSAVIGTVEIDDWGNPSKDLKVHRFVLSEKKPSVLFIPAGYANGFMSLTDDTKIIFFSTSELKDSLNDDLRYDAYYWDIWKIEER